DNA from Parvularcula marina:
GCGAAGAAGAGACCCACCCGGATTATGATTGCGAAGTCTCCTGCATCGACTGGTATGGCAATTCGCGGCCGATCTTCACCGATGACCGGATCTTCGCGCTGAGTGTCAGCGAAGTGATCGAAGCGCGCCTGACCGGCAACAGGATCGAGGAGCTGCGCCGGATCAACCTGACCGATCCCAGCGGTATGGCCGGACGGTGAGTCTGACTGCGGATGAGCTGATTGACCGGCTCGGCCTGGCGCCTCATCCTGAGGGCGGCTATTTCCTGGAGGTATTCCGGGACGGCCGCGAGCAGGATGGCCGGACCGCCTCCACGGCCATCTATTATCTTCTCAAGCCGGGAGAGCGCTCGCACTGGCACCGGATCGATGCGGTCGAGATCTGGCATCATTATGCGGGCGGATCGCTGGAGCTCAAGATTTCTCCGGACGGGAAATCCGTTGAGACGCTTCTTCTCGGTACGGATTTCAACAAAGGCGAAGAACCCCAACGGATCGTGCCGGCAGGTGTCTGGCAGGCCGCCCGGCCTGTTGAGGGCTGGGTGCTCGTCGGATGCACCGTCGCGCCGGGGTTTCTCTTCGAGACGTTCGAAATGGCGCCGCCGGACTGGTCGCCCGGCGGCTAGCCTGTCGTGAGATTACCGGCCCGGTTCACCGATCACGATCCGGTCAACACCGTCACGTTTCCCCGGATCGGTTTCCTGCACCCGGATATGAACGTCCGCATCTTCATCGCGGGGGCGAACAGCGTTTTGGCGCGGCGTATTGGGCGCGACATAAGCTGCCTGCTGACGAGTTGCCGTTGCCACTTCTTCCTTTACGGCCTTCGCCGCAGCAATCGCTTCTTCTGCCTCGGCCTGGGATTCCTCGACCTTCTCGATAGCTTCGGCCATTTCAACGGCCTGATCCGACAGCGGTTCGGCTTCTGAAAGGCTTGCATTCAGGCGGCTTGCATAGATCCGCATCATCCGTGTGGCGCGTTCGGCGTCACTCGTCGTCGCGGCAATGGCCTCATAGGAAGTCGGCACGGCCTCATTGTCCCGTCTCAGGCTCAGCAATTCGCGGCTCGCCGCCCGGCTTTCTGCAATCGCCTCATCAAGGCGCGCAGCCACCTGCTCCGCCTGCTGCGCATTTTTTACCGCATCATCAAGCGCATGGGCCAGATCTCTCGCCGCCGCCTCATGCCTTGAAGCAATGCGGACTTCAGGGTCATCGACCCGAACCGTCTCTTCAGGCGATGTCTTGATCGCCAGATAGGTCACAAAACCGATCGCCACGATAATCACCAAAATCACAACAGCACGCATGGGACACCTCATTTGTTGTCGAGGTGTAAACGTCCCGAACCGAAAAAGGTTTCAGTATGGCACAGTGTGGCGCAGAGCCCCCTGCGTTCAGTCGCGGAAGGCCAATGTCTTAAGGATCGCCGCTTCGAGGTCACCTTCGGGCACAGACACCTGTGCGGGCTGGCCAGAGCGCCATTCCTCATTGCTCTCGATCTCTTCGGAGAGCTTGGCGCCGAGGATCAGATCCTTCACCGTGACTTCGCCCTTGGCGCGTTCATCCTCACCCTGAATGATGACTGCTGCCGCGCCGCGCTGATCGGCATATTTGAGCTGTTTGCCGAGATTGGCGGCGCCGAAGGCGATATCGACGGCGACATTGTGGCCGCTGAACTTCTCGCGCAGCCTTGCCGCTATCTGGAAATAGTCCGCCATACGCGAGCGGTCGGGCGTTGCGACAACGATCAGCTTTTGCGTATCGTCCGCCCCCTGCCCTTTGGCTTCAAGCGCGGAGAGCAGCCGCGAAACACCGATGGAGCAACCGACCGCCGGGACTTCAACACCCTTGAAACGCTTGACGAGATCGTCATAGCGGCCACCCGAGCCAATCGAGCCAAACTGGACTTCCTGCCCCTTGTCATTGGTGACGGCGAAGGTCAGCTCCGCCTCAAAGACAGGGCCGGTATAGTAATCGAGCCCGCGCACGACCGACGGATCGATCTTCGCCTGATCCGCATAGCCCATGGCCTCCAGCGTTTCGGCAATGCCGCGCAGCTCGTCGATCCCGGCAAGGCCGGTTTCACTGCCACCGATCAGCCCCGCCATGGCGTCGAGCGTCTTTGCGTTGTCCGCCCCCGCCGCCTGCATGAAGGCGAGCACTTGGTCCGCCTGATCGCCGGAGAGCTTGGCGCCTTCAGTGAAGTCGCCACTCTCATCCTTGCGCCCCTCGCCGAGGAGCAGCTTCACGCCCGCCGCGCCGAGGCGGTCGAATTTGTCCATGGCCCGCAGAACCGTGCCCGACTGGCCACCATCCTCCGTATCAAGACCGATAGATGCGAGAAGCCCCGACATGATCTTCCGCGAGGAGATACGGACAGCAAAATCCTTTTTCTCGACCCCGGCGGCCACGACCGCATCGGTCAGCATCATGATGGCCTCAGCATCCGCATGAGGAGCAGCGGCCCCCACCGAATCCGCATCACACTGGGTGAACTCGCGGAACCGGCCTGGCCCCGGCTTTTCATTCCGCCAGACCGTGCCCACCTGATAGCGCCGGAAGGGTTTCGGCAGCGCCTCATAGTGCTCGGCCACATGCCGGGCGAGCGGCGCCGTCAGATCATAGCGCAGGCTCATCCACTGCTCGTCATCATCCTGCAGCGAGAAGACACCCTGATTGGGCCGGTCGACATCCGGCAGGAATTTGCCGAGCGCGTCAGTGTATTCAAAGGCCGGGGTCTCCTGCGGCAAAAAGCCGTAAGACGCATAGACAGCGGTAATCCGCCGCAGCATCTCCTGCTCGGCGAGAAGCTCAGCCCCCGAACGGTCGCGGAACCCGCGGGGTTTTCTGGGTTTGGGGCGGAACGTCTTCTGTTTCTTGGCCATCGGTGGGCTCTAAGCGAGGCCACGCATTCGGGCAAGATGGGCGGAGATTAACTGCACAAAGGGGTGGTAGGCTCGAATGACGGGCGCGATATGCCAGACCAGAAAAAATTCGAGGAGTTCTCTCATGTTCGACGATCTCAAGGGCCGCAGCGCCGTCATCACCGGGTCCACTTCCGGCATCGGCAAGGCATTCGCCGAAGGCCTCGCCAGCCAGGGCGTCAATATCATGCTCAATGGCTTCGGCGATGCGGGCGAAATCGAGGAATTCCGCGCCGGGCTGTCCGAGGCGCATAATGTCGATGTCTTCTACAACGCCGCCGACATGACCAAGCCCGACGAGATCAAGGGCCTGATCGACGAGACCGCCGAACGGTTCGGCGCGGTCGATATCCTGATCAACAATGCCGGGATCCAGAAGGTCTCGCCTATCGACGAATTCCCTGATGACAAATGGGATGCGATCATAGCGATCAACCTGACCTCCTCCTTCCACACGATCAAACACGCCCTGCCGCATATGAAGAAGGCCGGCTTCGGGCGGATCGTGAACCTTGCCTCCGCCCATGGGCTTGTCGCCTCCCCCTTCAAATCGGCCTATGTCGCGGCCAAGCACGGCATCATGGGACTGACCAAGACGGTCGCGCTTGAGGTCGCAGAGAACGGCATCACCTGTAACGCGATCTGCCCAGGTTATGTCGCAACACCGCTGGTCGAGGGGCAGATTGCCGACACCGCCAAGGCGCGCGGCATGACCGAAGAACAGGTCAAAAAGGAAGTCATCCTCGCGGCCCAGCCGACCAAGGAGTTCATCACCTATGAGAACCTCTGCGGCATCCTCTTCTATCTCTGCTCGAAGGCCGGGTCCGGTGCGACGGGCACCCATTTTGCGATCGAGGGCGGCTGGACGGCGAAGTAATGTCCGCGGCCAAGCCCATTAATCTGGCGCTGCAGGGCGGCGGCTCCCATGGCGCATATGCCTGGGGTGTCGCTGACCGGCTGCTCGAATCGGGCCGGGTGAAGCTCAATGCGATCACCGCGACCTCGGCGGGGGCGATGAATGCGGCTGTCCTCGCCTACGGGATGCATGTCGGCGGAGAGGATGGCGCGCGGGCAAAGCTCAAGGAATTCTGGCGGGCGGTGGCGCGGGAGCGCGAACGGCTCGGCTTTTTTGACAATCCGTTGTCGGACCAGTTCCCGATCTTCGGCGAGATGAGCCGGATGTTCACCCATATGACGATGGAGGCGCTGCATCTGGCGGCATCCCCCTATCAGCTCAATCCGCTGGGGCTTAATCCGCTCAAGGAAATTCTTGAGCACATCATCGATTTTGATGAGCTTAGGAAATGCAACCGCATCAAGCTATTCATCACCGCGACTAATGTCCGTACCGGCAAGGCCAAGGTCTTCCGCAATGAGGACATCACCGTCGATGTCCTGCTGGCGTCGGCCTGCCTGCCCAATCTCTATCAGGCGGTCGAGATCGGTGACGAGGCCTATTGGGATGGCGGGTTCATGGGGAACCCCAGCCTGTGGCCTCTCTTTTATGAGACCGATGTCGAAGACCTGCTGGTCGTTCACATCAACCCGATTGAACGCAATGACGTGCCGCACACGGCGGCGGAGATATCGAACCGGGTCAACGAAATTTCCTTCAATACCGCGCTCCTCAAGGAAATGCGCGCCATCGCCTTTGTCCAAAAACTGATTGAGCAGGGATGGATCAAAAAGCAGTATGAGGATCAACTCTCGGACATCAAGTTCCACTCGATCCGGGCAGACGCGGTTTTCGAGGCTTTCGATGTCGCCTCAAAATACGATACGAGCTGGAGTTTCCTCGAAGACCTCCACAAGCTGGGCCGGATCGAGGCCGACCGCTGGCTCGACGAGCATTATCGGCATGTCGGCAAGAAGAGCAGCGTCAATCTGCATGAAGAGTTTTTGGGGGTTTGAGACAGCCGTAGCGGTAGGGTGGATTGAGCGCGAGCTAAGTGCACGTATAGACCGATCGTGAGTTGCAGGGAACGCTTTTTATACAGACCGCTTCAGATCAATTCATCTTTTTTTGAGCGAATCTGATGTCTTCAGCAAACTTTTTGGGGAATCCGTGTTTTTCCATGTCCATGACGATGCGATTGTACTTCTCGTCACGCAGTAGCAGCGCCGCACCATCTACTTTTGATTTGTACTCGCCCTTCTCAATCATACCTACCCTCCACAAATGATAGGTCGTTTGCGCTTGGCTCAGGAAATAAAAAACGGCTCTACTATCTTCATCAAGGATATTAGCCATTTCGGGCATCAGCTTCGCATAAGTATTACGAAGAGAATCATTCGTGGCTAGCTCATGATCGAAGTCGATCCATTGCTTCCCATGAGATACGATAGCGTTCAATTTCGCTAAACGGGACGAAATACGAAGTGAGTAAAGCGATGCAGCGGCGGATATCGCCGCCACAAAAATTGCTACGTAGGCAACCAAATTTTCCGCCATTTTCCCCACCACAAAATTATAACCTTAATTTAAACACCTACAGTGAATTCTGAAACCCTATTCTGGAAACCCACGCCTGTTTTTATTTAAACTCGCGCGAGAATCGTTCGGTATTCCGTGCCACGCCTCCCTCAAGGCAGCGCCTTCAGCACTTCCAGCGCCCCCTCTTCGAGCGGTTTTGCCCAGTCATCCTCAACATTCGCGGCTGTCGCATAAAGCGCGAGCGCAAAGGCCTTGGTGTTGTGAAGGACCGCGAGGCCCTCTTCCGAGGTGAAGGCCTCGCCCCAATCCGCCATGGGGGAAGGATCGGCAAGGCTTTCCAGCCAGGGGGCCCAGCCGCCCGGCGGTTCGGCACCTCGGCGTGCCGCATAGACAACCGGCCGGACGAGGCGCGACGGCTCCCCATGAATATAGGAATGGCGCGACGGTGCGATCTGAGGCTTCAGCGAGGATAGCAGGAAGGAAACATTCTCATTACTGACATTATCATTGAGAATGAGCTGCAGCATCAGGTCCGCCGTATGGGCGACGAAATGGCGCCAGCCCTCCTCATCATCAAAGCCTCGGTAGTCGGTATTCGTCCGCATCTTGATGGACGCGAAAAAGACCAGATCCTTGCGCAGGCTGTCCGGCATCCACGGGTCGAGCCGGTCCGTCCGGACAAATTCGGAAATCACCAGAATGGCAAAGGGCTGGGCGACGCCTTCGGGGTCCGGGCCATTTGCAACATTCAGGGTCAGCTCCATGACTTCATCAAGAAGCTCCGGCCGCGCCTCTCCCCGCCGCAGCAATGCCGACATGCCGGTATAGCCGATGTGATCACGCAAATAGGGATCGGTTTCGTCAAGGCAGGGCACGAGACCGCGTAAGGCAATGTCATATTCTTCCCCGGTCGGAAAATCCCGCTCGGCCCAGGAGGAGAGCGCCTCCCCACTCAGGCCCAGCGGCGCACAGTCTCCCTGCTCTGGCGCCGCGCCAAGGCTTGCCAGTATCATCAGGGTAGAAATCAACATGTTCATAGCAGGCTGTCCTGTCTTAAATCCCGGCCCGGCTTGATGAGTTCCGCATCATCGGGCTTCCAACTATTGACGCGCCGGCTGACCGGCCAGAATTCAAAAGGCGGTGGCGGCAGGCCGATTATCGCCTCGGCGGGCGCCATCACCGTCTCATCGGGGTCGAGCCAGTCGGCATAGCGCTCAGGCGGCACATAGATCGGCATCCGGGAGTGAAGCTGCGTGATCGGATAAACCGACTCTCGCGTCAGGAATGCCGCTGTCTCCATCTCGCTGCCATTCTCCCCCAGCCAGTACTCCCACAATCCTGCGACACAGAAGAGCGGCATGTCCTCACCCATTGTGATCAGATAGGGCTGTTTCCCGTCCTTCTCCTGCACCCATTCGTAAAAGCCGTTCATCGGGAAAAGGCATCGCCTTCGCCGCCAGGCATTCCGGAAAGACGGCTTCTCCGGCGCGGATTCAGAGCGGATATTGACGACGGATTTCTTGAAGAACTCGCCCTTTTTGTCCCAACCGGGCACAAAGCCCCAGCGGACCAGCGCGAATTCGCGTCCGTCCTCTCGTGTCTCACGGATGATCGGCACGGGCTGGCTCGGCGCGATATTGTAGCGCGGCGGGAAATTCTCCGATACGTCGACGCCGAGCTGGACCCGAAGGTCGTAAGGGCCCGAGCTGAAGACATAACGGGTATTCATGACGCTAAAGGAGACCTCATTGCCAGACGCGCAGACCGTAACACTCGCCACGGGGGCTGTCATATTCCGCGGCCGCGAAGTTCTCCTGATCCAGCGCGGGCGGGCGCCCTTTCTGGGCCATTGGAGCATTCCGGGCGGCAAGGTCGATTTCGGCGAGAAGATCACCGATGCCCTGCATCGCGAGATCCTTGAGGAAACGGGCATCCGCATGGAGATCCTCGGCCTGATCGACGCCTTCGAAGCGCTGCCGCAAAAGGACAGCGAAAAGCATTATGTCATGATCGACTATGCCTGCAGATATCTTTCGGGCGATGTCGTGGCCGGTGATGATGCGATGGATGCGGGGTTCTTCTCCATCCCCGAGGCCATGTCGCGGCTCGCCTGGGACAAGACCCGGCTCGCCATCCAGCGCGCCCTGCCCTATGTGAAGGACTGAACGGAGACCGCCCGCCGATGCGCCTGCTATCAGCCCTGATGTTCATGCTCGCTGGCTTTGCCGGGCTGGCCCATGCCGCGCCGCCCGGAACGGTCGAGGCGCAGGAAAGCTTTGAGTCTCGCCAGCGGGATCTTGTGGCGCTGGCCGGGCATCTGGGCAGGCTTCACCGCCTGCACCAGCTCTGCGGGGACGGCTACCGCGAAGGGCTCTATCGGGTCCGGATGCAGCAAATCGTGGAACTCGAAGTGCCGATGGGGTCGACCCGGCTCGACATGGTCGCGGCGTTCAACTCCGCCTATCGCGATGCCTCACGGGATTATCTCGCCTGCGGCGTCGATGCCCAGACACTATATGAGAGCGAAGCGAAGCAGGCCCTGCTCGTCGTTGAGCGGCTCTACGCGCCTTTCCGTTAAGCGGGTTCGAGCGTTTCCTGGAATTTGATTGGCGCGCCGATCGGCTCACCGATGACTTCATCTTCCCACATGACGCGCTGACCACGGATGATCGTGCCCTTGGGCCAGCCCGTGACTTCCATCCCGTCAAACGGTGTCCAGCCCGAGACGTTGGCCATTGCCGCATCAGAGATCGTGCGTTTCGCCTTGAGGTCGACGACCGTGATGTCGGCGTCATAGCCGATCGCAAGGCGGCCCTTGCCGGCGATCCCGAAGACGCGGTTCGCGCCATGTGACGTCAGATCGACAAAGCGTTGCAGCGTCAGGCGGCCCTCGGCGACATGGTTGAGCATGATCGGCACGAGGGTCTGCACCCCTGGCATCCCCGATGGCGAGGCCGGATAGGATTTAGCTTTTTCTTCGAGCGTGTGCGGTGCGTGATCCGAGCCGACAACATCAAAGAGGCCAGCCTGTAATCCGCCCCACAGCCCCTCGCGGTGCCGGGCATCGCGGACGGGCGGGTTCATCTGTGCCCGTCCCTTCAGCCGCTCATAGGCTTCGGGGCCTTCAAGTGTCAGGTGCTGGGGCGTGACTTCGCAGGTCGCGATATCCTTGTTTGCGGCAAGGATCGGAAGCTCATCAGCGGTCGAGATATGAAGGACGTGGATACGGCGCGCGACTTTGCGGGCAATCCCGATCAGGCGTTCCGTACACCGCAGGGCCGCTGCCGCTGAGCGCACTTCAGGATGAGAGGTCCAGTCTCCTTCACGCGCCAACTCCTTGTTCGCGCGCAGGATCGCTTCATCCTCTGAGTGGATCGCGACACGGCGACGGCCATGAGAAAGAACGTGTTCGACGCCTTCATCATCGGGCACCAGAAGATTGCCGGTCGAGGCGCCCATGAAAATCTTCACGCCGCACACACC
Protein-coding regions in this window:
- a CDS encoding cupin domain-containing protein, whose product is MTADELIDRLGLAPHPEGGYFLEVFRDGREQDGRTASTAIYYLLKPGERSHWHRIDAVEIWHHYAGGSLELKISPDGKSVETLLLGTDFNKGEEPQRIVPAGVWQAARPVEGWVLVGCTVAPGFLFETFEMAPPDWSPGG
- the hisS gene encoding histidine--tRNA ligase; its protein translation is MAKKQKTFRPKPRKPRGFRDRSGAELLAEQEMLRRITAVYASYGFLPQETPAFEYTDALGKFLPDVDRPNQGVFSLQDDDEQWMSLRYDLTAPLARHVAEHYEALPKPFRRYQVGTVWRNEKPGPGRFREFTQCDADSVGAAAPHADAEAIMMLTDAVVAAGVEKKDFAVRISSRKIMSGLLASIGLDTEDGGQSGTVLRAMDKFDRLGAAGVKLLLGEGRKDESGDFTEGAKLSGDQADQVLAFMQAAGADNAKTLDAMAGLIGGSETGLAGIDELRGIAETLEAMGYADQAKIDPSVVRGLDYYTGPVFEAELTFAVTNDKGQEVQFGSIGSGGRYDDLVKRFKGVEVPAVGCSIGVSRLLSALEAKGQGADDTQKLIVVATPDRSRMADYFQIAARLREKFSGHNVAVDIAFGAANLGKQLKYADQRGAAAVIIQGEDERAKGEVTVKDLILGAKLSEEIESNEEWRSGQPAQVSVPEGDLEAAILKTLAFRD
- a CDS encoding 3-hydroxybutyrate dehydrogenase — protein: MFDDLKGRSAVITGSTSGIGKAFAEGLASQGVNIMLNGFGDAGEIEEFRAGLSEAHNVDVFYNAADMTKPDEIKGLIDETAERFGAVDILINNAGIQKVSPIDEFPDDKWDAIIAINLTSSFHTIKHALPHMKKAGFGRIVNLASAHGLVASPFKSAYVAAKHGIMGLTKTVALEVAENGITCNAICPGYVATPLVEGQIADTAKARGMTEEQVKKEVILAAQPTKEFITYENLCGILFYLCSKAGSGATGTHFAIEGGWTAK
- a CDS encoding patatin-like phospholipase family protein → MSAAKPINLALQGGGSHGAYAWGVADRLLESGRVKLNAITATSAGAMNAAVLAYGMHVGGEDGARAKLKEFWRAVARERERLGFFDNPLSDQFPIFGEMSRMFTHMTMEALHLAASPYQLNPLGLNPLKEILEHIIDFDELRKCNRIKLFITATNVRTGKAKVFRNEDITVDVLLASACLPNLYQAVEIGDEAYWDGGFMGNPSLWPLFYETDVEDLLVVHINPIERNDVPHTAAEISNRVNEISFNTALLKEMRAIAFVQKLIEQGWIKKQYEDQLSDIKFHSIRADAVFEAFDVASKYDTSWSFLEDLHKLGRIEADRWLDEHYRHVGKKSSVNLHEEFLGV
- a CDS encoding DUF2785 domain-containing protein, which encodes MLISTLMILASLGAAPEQGDCAPLGLSGEALSSWAERDFPTGEEYDIALRGLVPCLDETDPYLRDHIGYTGMSALLRRGEARPELLDEVMELTLNVANGPDPEGVAQPFAILVISEFVRTDRLDPWMPDSLRKDLVFFASIKMRTNTDYRGFDDEEGWRHFVAHTADLMLQLILNDNVSNENVSFLLSSLKPQIAPSRHSYIHGEPSRLVRPVVYAARRGAEPPGGWAPWLESLADPSPMADWGEAFTSEEGLAVLHNTKAFALALYATAANVEDDWAKPLEEGALEVLKALP
- a CDS encoding SOS response-associated peptidase — encoded protein: MNTRYVFSSGPYDLRVQLGVDVSENFPPRYNIAPSQPVPIIRETREDGREFALVRWGFVPGWDKKGEFFKKSVVNIRSESAPEKPSFRNAWRRRRCLFPMNGFYEWVQEKDGKQPYLITMGEDMPLFCVAGLWEYWLGENGSEMETAAFLTRESVYPITQLHSRMPIYVPPERYADWLDPDETVMAPAEAIIGLPPPPFEFWPVSRRVNSWKPDDAELIKPGRDLRQDSLL
- a CDS encoding NUDIX hydrolase; amino-acid sequence: MTLKETSLPDAQTVTLATGAVIFRGREVLLIQRGRAPFLGHWSIPGGKVDFGEKITDALHREILEETGIRMEILGLIDAFEALPQKDSEKHYVMIDYACRYLSGDVVAGDDAMDAGFFSIPEAMSRLAWDKTRLAIQRALPYVKD
- a CDS encoding TIGR02301 family protein — translated: MRLLSALMFMLAGFAGLAHAAPPGTVEAQESFESRQRDLVALAGHLGRLHRLHQLCGDGYREGLYRVRMQQIVELEVPMGSTRLDMVAAFNSAYRDASRDYLACGVDAQTLYESEAKQALLVVERLYAPFR
- a CDS encoding dihydroorotase, which produces MANYDLILRGGTVVNHDGEGIRDVAVKDGKIAAIGDLHDEDAGEIIDCTGLHVLPGVIDTQVHFREPGAEHKENLAAGSKGAVLGGVTGVFEMPNTNPLTTDAPAINDKLDRAKGRMWCDHAFYVGATHDNAVNLPELEMLPGVCGVKIFMGASTGNLLVPDDEGVEHVLSHGRRRVAIHSEDEAILRANKELAREGDWTSHPEVRSAAAALRCTERLIGIARKVARRIHVLHISTADELPILAANKDIATCEVTPQHLTLEGPEAYERLKGRAQMNPPVRDARHREGLWGGLQAGLFDVVGSDHAPHTLEEKAKSYPASPSGMPGVQTLVPIMLNHVAEGRLTLQRFVDLTSHGANRVFGIAGKGRLAIGYDADITVVDLKAKRTISDAAMANVSGWTPFDGMEVTGWPKGTIIRGQRVMWEDEVIGEPIGAPIKFQETLEPA